The Methanomassiliicoccus luminyensis B10 genome includes a window with the following:
- the pth2 gene encoding peptidyl-tRNA hydrolase Pth2, which yields MDFSYKMVIAVRWDLRLSAGKMAAQVAHAAVNCALAAKKKTPEWFDRWYSEGQRKVVVKVPNLEELFELKVSAEDLRLTTSLIVDAGMTEIPPNTVTCLGIGPGPNDVVDRVTGHLKLV from the coding sequence ATGGATTTCTCGTACAAGATGGTCATAGCGGTCCGGTGGGACCTAAGGCTGTCCGCCGGCAAGATGGCGGCCCAGGTCGCGCACGCAGCGGTCAACTGCGCCCTGGCGGCCAAGAAGAAGACCCCTGAGTGGTTCGACCGGTGGTACTCGGAGGGGCAGAGGAAGGTGGTGGTGAAAGTGCCGAACCTGGAGGAGCTGTTCGAGCTTAAGGTGTCAGCCGAGGACCTTCGCCTAACCACCTCGCTGATAGTGGACGCGGGCATGACCGAGATACCCCCGAACACCGTGACCTGCCTGGGCATCGGTCCCGGGCCGAACGACGTCGTGGACAGGGTGACCGGCCACCTCAAACTGGTGTAG
- a CDS encoding AsnC family transcriptional regulator, with product MDETDILIIKELAVDPRRPYRDLADRLSLSVNGVHKRIQQLIAKGIIMGFRTRLAPQVTGGGFLNLYGRSTANDFLATMERIGEHECTSRIVAAGGQFLYVDAWVRSHQEMLDYQAFVRNVGRIDDLRALAMVMIGQPPAKDPLTRTDYRIVKALWDDCRRPLQDVAKDVGSTAKTVKRRLEALEEQKFVYYMLDGGPCSSGGLTSIVHAKLKRGGRSLQDAALALFNSRNPHILGVSASNVEPDLLLLSMWARDLKELRDAEASLNANEDFESLYSNLFYDMRLYPTWMDKLISDRSK from the coding sequence ATGGACGAGACGGACATCCTCATCATCAAGGAACTGGCCGTGGACCCCCGTCGGCCCTATCGGGACCTGGCTGACCGCCTGTCCCTTTCTGTGAACGGGGTGCACAAGCGCATCCAGCAGCTCATCGCCAAAGGGATCATCATGGGCTTCAGGACCCGACTTGCCCCTCAGGTGACTGGCGGGGGGTTCCTGAACCTATACGGGCGGTCGACGGCCAATGACTTCCTGGCGACGATGGAGAGGATCGGCGAGCACGAATGCACCTCGCGCATCGTCGCCGCGGGCGGGCAGTTCCTGTATGTGGACGCCTGGGTCCGGTCCCACCAGGAAATGCTGGATTATCAAGCGTTCGTGCGAAATGTCGGCCGCATCGACGACCTGAGGGCTCTGGCCATGGTCATGATCGGTCAACCTCCGGCCAAGGACCCCCTGACCAGAACGGACTATCGCATCGTCAAGGCGCTGTGGGACGATTGTCGTCGTCCGCTCCAGGATGTGGCCAAGGATGTGGGCTCCACGGCTAAGACAGTGAAGAGGAGGTTGGAAGCCCTGGAGGAGCAGAAGTTCGTGTACTATATGCTCGACGGGGGCCCCTGTTCGTCGGGTGGCCTCACATCCATCGTGCACGCCAAGTTAAAACGGGGCGGCCGGTCGCTTCAGGACGCCGCCCTCGCACTATTCAACAGCAGGAATCCCCACATTCTCGGCGTATCTGCATCGAACGTCGAGCCCGATCTGCTGTTGTTGTCGATGTGGGCCCGGGACCTGAAGGAGCTGCGGGACGCGGAGGCATCCCTCAACGCCAACGAAGATTTCGAGTCTTTGTACTCCAACCTGTTCTACGACATGCGCCTCTACCCGACATGGATGGACAAGCTCATCTCCGACCGGTCGAAATGA
- the tgtA gene encoding tRNA guanosine(15) transglycosylase TgtA, whose amino-acid sequence MFELTRRDGLARIGKLETPHGVLETPALLPVVNPRLVTVPPRELYDRFGFRALITNSYIIRNDPKLNEAARRDGLHAMLDFPGVIMTDSGTFQSHMYGEVEVKNEEIVSFQRDIGTDIGTVLDIFTEPDWSKERTAEAVDVTLDRTQDAASIKGGMLLAGVVQGSIFPDLRENCARRLALIDVDVHPIGGVVPLMEQYRFAELVDVIVASKKGLDPSRPVHLFGAGHPMVFALAALLGCDMFDSASYAKFARDDRFMFPEGTASLSDMKGIHCHCPACASHTYEEISKMAPAERTALIARHNLWVSLEEIERVKRAILEGDLWELVERRCRAHPALLSALRRLADHKGYLERFEPLSRDNSLLYTGIETLDRPVLLRYEKRFFDRYQYPDHEIMVVFEDDGGKPFARHYAPQIREMLEKYDTHFFVASPIGPVPIELDEMYPIAQSLFPDRPDLETKERIKEQMEHMSHEQTYSVGMAYDGEATMQALEMMSQRPPSFDIDLARVKAVADYQFGRGASAVLLDGKVKLVKSENTGKIRNVLVDGEHILSMRANDGFFTLRPPGAFRLLKGFPAPHMRVVVKDDAIPFNREGKNVFCAFVEECDPDVVPMDEVLVVSSKDELVAIGRAMMVRDDMLAFRTGIAVKVREGIKK is encoded by the coding sequence ATGTTCGAGCTAACGAGAAGGGACGGCCTGGCTAGGATCGGCAAGCTGGAGACGCCGCACGGTGTCCTGGAAACCCCCGCCCTCCTGCCGGTGGTGAACCCCCGGCTGGTCACCGTCCCCCCGCGCGAGCTATATGATCGCTTCGGCTTCCGCGCGCTCATCACCAACTCATATATCATACGCAACGACCCCAAGCTGAACGAGGCGGCCAGGCGGGACGGCCTGCATGCCATGCTCGACTTCCCCGGGGTCATCATGACCGACTCCGGCACCTTCCAGTCGCACATGTACGGCGAGGTGGAGGTGAAGAACGAGGAGATCGTATCGTTCCAGCGGGACATCGGCACCGATATCGGGACGGTGCTGGACATCTTCACCGAGCCGGACTGGAGCAAGGAGAGGACCGCCGAGGCGGTGGACGTAACGCTGGACCGGACCCAGGACGCCGCTTCCATCAAGGGCGGCATGCTCCTCGCTGGGGTGGTCCAGGGCTCCATATTCCCTGATCTACGGGAGAATTGCGCCCGGAGGCTGGCCCTCATCGACGTGGACGTGCACCCCATCGGGGGAGTGGTCCCGCTCATGGAGCAGTATCGCTTCGCCGAGCTTGTCGATGTTATTGTCGCGTCCAAGAAGGGACTGGACCCCAGCAGGCCGGTGCACCTGTTCGGCGCCGGCCACCCCATGGTGTTCGCCTTGGCCGCTCTGCTGGGCTGCGACATGTTCGACTCCGCCTCGTACGCCAAGTTCGCGCGGGACGACCGCTTCATGTTCCCGGAGGGCACCGCGAGCCTCTCGGACATGAAAGGGATCCACTGCCACTGCCCCGCCTGCGCCTCCCACACGTACGAGGAGATCTCCAAGATGGCGCCGGCGGAACGGACCGCGCTCATCGCCCGCCACAACCTGTGGGTTTCTCTTGAGGAGATCGAGAGGGTGAAGCGCGCCATTTTGGAGGGGGACCTGTGGGAGCTGGTGGAGAGGAGATGCCGCGCCCACCCCGCCCTGCTCAGCGCACTGAGGAGGCTGGCCGACCACAAGGGATACCTGGAAAGGTTCGAGCCGCTCAGCCGGGACAACTCCCTGCTGTACACCGGCATCGAGACCCTCGATCGGCCCGTCCTCCTGCGCTACGAGAAGCGGTTCTTCGATCGCTATCAGTACCCGGACCACGAGATCATGGTGGTGTTCGAGGACGACGGCGGCAAGCCGTTCGCCCGCCACTACGCTCCTCAGATCAGGGAGATGCTGGAGAAGTACGACACTCACTTCTTCGTCGCCTCTCCCATCGGGCCGGTGCCGATCGAACTGGACGAGATGTACCCCATAGCGCAGTCGCTGTTCCCGGACCGCCCCGACCTGGAGACCAAGGAGCGCATCAAGGAGCAGATGGAGCACATGTCCCACGAGCAGACCTACTCCGTGGGCATGGCGTACGACGGGGAGGCGACCATGCAGGCGCTGGAGATGATGAGCCAGAGGCCGCCTTCGTTCGACATCGACCTCGCTCGGGTGAAGGCCGTGGCGGACTACCAGTTCGGAAGGGGCGCGTCGGCCGTCCTGCTGGACGGGAAGGTCAAGTTGGTGAAGTCCGAGAACACCGGCAAGATCCGCAATGTGTTGGTGGACGGGGAGCACATCCTTTCCATGAGGGCCAACGACGGCTTCTTCACGCTGAGGCCTCCCGGAGCGTTCCGCCTGCTGAAAGGGTTCCCCGCACCGCACATGAGAGTGGTGGTGAAGGACGACGCCATCCCGTTCAACCGGGAAGGGAAGAACGTGTTCTGCGCCTTCGTGGAGGAGTGCGACCCCGATGTCGTGCCGATGGACGAGGTCCTGGTAGTGAGCTCGAAGGACGAGCTGGTGGCGATAGGGCGGGCCATGATGGTGAGGGACGATATGCTGGCCTTCCGCACCGGCATCGCCGTCAAGGTCAGGGAAGGGATCAAGAAGTAA
- a CDS encoding NAD(P)-dependent alcohol dehydrogenase encodes MEASGMMRAIVSTRYGNPETLQLMEVERPVPVNNEVLVKVHAASLNKSDWYMMTGKPFLVRMMAGGRQKKGMRGIGSDLAGVVEAVGENARRFKLGNEVFGNTSVERLGSCAEYVCVPEEQLAPKPCNISLEEAAAAPLAGMTALQGLRGMGHIGPGKKVLVHGASGGVGTFAVQIARAFGAEVDAVTSPRHVDAARHLGAGRVIDYTREDFTADPRKYDIVFVANGSRSVFDYWRALNPGGVCIVSGGSMAQFAQAGVLGPFASLGNRKIRLLSEKNSQEDLAMLKDMLEEGAVVSIIDKSYLLSEVPQAMTYLGQGHSGGKIVITVP; translated from the coding sequence ATGGAAGCGAGCGGAATGATGAGGGCAATCGTCAGCACCAGGTACGGCAACCCCGAGACGCTCCAGCTCATGGAGGTGGAGAGACCGGTCCCCGTGAACAATGAAGTGCTGGTCAAGGTGCACGCGGCATCCCTGAACAAGTCCGACTGGTACATGATGACCGGAAAACCGTTCCTGGTCCGGATGATGGCAGGAGGGCGGCAGAAGAAGGGGATGCGGGGCATCGGCTCCGACCTGGCTGGCGTTGTCGAGGCGGTCGGGGAGAACGCTCGCCGGTTCAAGCTAGGGAACGAGGTGTTCGGGAACACGTCGGTGGAACGGCTTGGCAGCTGCGCGGAGTACGTGTGCGTTCCGGAAGAACAGCTGGCCCCGAAGCCTTGCAATATCTCGCTCGAGGAGGCGGCGGCCGCACCCCTGGCGGGGATGACCGCACTGCAGGGGCTTCGAGGCATGGGACACATCGGGCCTGGGAAGAAGGTGTTGGTCCATGGGGCATCGGGCGGCGTGGGCACCTTCGCGGTGCAGATCGCCAGGGCGTTCGGCGCGGAGGTCGACGCCGTCACCAGCCCAAGACATGTGGATGCCGCGAGGCATCTGGGAGCGGGCAGGGTCATCGACTATACCAGGGAGGATTTCACCGCAGACCCGCGTAAGTACGACATCGTCTTCGTGGCCAACGGTTCTCGCTCCGTCTTCGACTACTGGCGCGCCCTAAACCCAGGCGGCGTGTGCATAGTGTCAGGGGGATCCATGGCCCAGTTCGCCCAGGCCGGCGTCCTGGGGCCTTTCGCCTCGCTCGGGAACAGGAAGATAAGGCTGCTCAGCGAGAAGAACTCCCAGGAGGACCTGGCCATGCTGAAGGATATGCTCGAGGAGGGGGCGGTGGTCTCGATCATAGACAAGAGCTACCTTTTGAGCGAGGTCCCCCAGGCCATGACATACCTCGGCCAGGGGCATTCCGGCGGCAAGATCGTCATCACCGTGCCGTGA
- a CDS encoding ABC transporter ATP-binding protein, protein MEAIIIEELVKKYGEVLAVDHASLRVDEGAVFGLIGPNGAGKSTIIRSLLGLVPRDGGKVLVSGMDMVSPEARRKVRVGYLPQRAAFQEWRTAEQALRTLGKLSGLEGERLGRRIDEVLGQLGIEEYRGRKINKLSGGTLQKLGLAQAILHEPAVLVLDEPMAALDPASRFLFKKIVRELRESGTTVLFSSHILSDVEDLADSVGLLQGGKVRYAGPIRGLEKLVSLRSELVVELADDKGEWKSINMPGIDLRQPSAGLLVAHINDPGQWDVVAPRLIEALMKAGCNVRSFNRHDPKLEDIYMACVEGTA, encoded by the coding sequence ATGGAAGCTATAATCATCGAAGAGCTGGTCAAGAAATACGGGGAGGTCCTGGCAGTCGACCACGCCAGCCTCCGAGTGGACGAGGGGGCGGTGTTCGGTCTCATCGGCCCCAACGGCGCCGGTAAATCGACCATCATCCGTTCCCTCCTGGGCCTGGTCCCCCGCGACGGGGGCAAGGTCCTGGTGTCGGGCATGGACATGGTCTCGCCGGAGGCGCGTCGCAAGGTCCGAGTCGGCTACCTGCCCCAGCGCGCCGCCTTCCAGGAATGGAGGACCGCCGAGCAGGCCCTCAGGACCCTGGGCAAGCTGTCCGGGCTGGAAGGGGAGCGCCTCGGCCGGCGCATCGACGAGGTGCTGGGACAGCTGGGGATCGAAGAGTACCGGGGAAGGAAGATCAACAAGCTTTCCGGGGGGACCTTGCAGAAGCTGGGCCTCGCCCAGGCGATATTGCATGAACCGGCGGTGCTGGTCCTCGATGAGCCCATGGCCGCCCTGGACCCCGCCAGCCGCTTCCTGTTCAAGAAGATCGTACGGGAACTGAGGGAGTCGGGCACGACCGTGTTGTTCTCCTCGCACATACTCTCCGACGTGGAGGACCTAGCCGATTCGGTCGGCCTGCTGCAGGGCGGGAAGGTACGCTATGCTGGGCCGATCAGGGGGCTGGAGAAGCTGGTCTCCCTGCGCTCTGAGCTAGTGGTGGAGCTCGCCGACGACAAGGGAGAGTGGAAGTCCATCAACATGCCCGGGATCGACCTTAGGCAGCCGTCCGCCGGCCTGCTGGTGGCGCATATCAACGACCCGGGACAATGGGATGTCGTGGCCCCCCGGCTCATCGAGGCGCTTATGAAAGCGGGGTGCAACGTCCGCTCCTTTAACCGTCATGACCCTAAGCTTGAGGATATCTACATGGCCTGCGTGGAGGGTACGGCATGA
- a CDS encoding nitroreductase family protein has product MKCIEKRHSVRGYTDEPVPDSVVEEALKAAILAPSAGNLQARDFVVVRSAETKKKLAGAANQPFIGDAPAIIVCCVNYDRIARYGQRGHDLYCLQDVAASVENMLLYAASKGYGTCWIGAFDEDKVKAALGLPPNIRAVSMVPIGKAKKEGKQPPRLKLEEVVHRESW; this is encoded by the coding sequence ATGAAGTGCATCGAAAAAAGGCACAGCGTACGCGGCTATACCGACGAGCCTGTGCCGGACAGCGTAGTGGAGGAAGCGCTGAAGGCGGCGATACTGGCGCCGTCAGCGGGGAACCTCCAGGCCCGCGATTTCGTAGTGGTGAGGAGCGCGGAGACCAAGAAGAAACTGGCGGGGGCGGCGAACCAGCCGTTCATCGGGGACGCTCCCGCCATCATCGTGTGCTGCGTCAACTACGACCGCATCGCCAGGTATGGGCAGCGGGGGCATGACCTGTACTGCCTTCAGGATGTGGCGGCCTCGGTGGAGAACATGCTTCTTTACGCCGCCTCGAAGGGCTACGGCACCTGCTGGATAGGGGCGTTCGACGAGGACAAGGTGAAGGCCGCGCTGGGCCTGCCGCCTAACATACGCGCGGTGTCCATGGTCCCCATCGGAAAGGCCAAGAAAGAGGGGAAGCAGCCTCCGCGGCTGAAGTTGGAGGAAGTGGTCCACCGGGAGAGTTGGTGA
- a CDS encoding ABC transporter permease: MSLALLIKDELNGFYRSKVMAILFVGLPAIAVLMYILSPDLGGMPLGAFTALLVSSTAGLLASTTLAVSIINERSQGAFDLFLVRPVKRSHLLLAKYLAVLTCVVLAAALALVLANGYDWYVSGTVDLGALRGPMLVTLTMACLCSAAAVLFGSLVRSVLVGVILTLYGGNQLSAVVVLPALENMFSLEATAALGIGLSIVILGLATTIFNRRLSS; this comes from the coding sequence ATGAGCCTCGCCTTGCTCATCAAGGATGAGCTGAACGGATTCTACCGCTCCAAGGTCATGGCCATCCTGTTCGTCGGGCTGCCTGCGATAGCAGTGCTGATGTACATTCTCTCCCCGGATCTCGGGGGCATGCCCCTGGGCGCGTTCACCGCTTTGTTGGTATCCTCGACCGCCGGCCTCCTGGCCTCGACCACGCTGGCGGTCAGCATCATTAACGAGCGCTCGCAGGGGGCCTTCGACCTGTTCCTGGTGCGGCCGGTGAAGCGGTCGCATCTGCTGCTGGCGAAGTACCTCGCGGTGCTGACGTGCGTGGTCCTGGCCGCCGCGCTCGCCCTGGTGCTGGCGAACGGCTATGACTGGTATGTCAGCGGAACGGTGGACCTTGGAGCGCTGCGGGGCCCGATGCTTGTCACCCTGACCATGGCCTGCCTTTGCTCCGCCGCGGCGGTGCTGTTCGGCAGCTTGGTCAGGTCCGTGCTGGTCGGGGTCATCTTGACCCTCTACGGCGGGAACCAGCTCTCCGCCGTCGTGGTCCTGCCAGCTCTGGAGAACATGTTCTCTCTGGAGGCCACCGCGGCCCTCGGCATCGGACTGTCCATCGTCATCCTCGGGCTGGCGACAACGATCTTCAACCGCCGCCTGAGCTCGTGA
- a CDS encoding tRNA (N(6)-L-threonylcarbamoyladenosine(37)-C(2))-methylthiotransferase, whose protein sequence is MKVCVETYGCTMNQGEGAMLESMLTSLGHEVVDDPAAADLVVLNTCTVISETENRMLKRMGEISSQRKHLVVSGCMAAIQADAIVKKAPNAMIIAPRDYGSFTELIESSVGRADLIPLFRPAPISATLPISQGCVGACSYCITKAARGTLASYPIEDLVASARKHIDSGSREILVTAQDTACYGFDSGKNLSSVLSSLVEIPGDFMVRVGMMNPDNLARVIDDLIPAWMHPKVYKFIHLPVQSGSDDVLDAMNRGYKADEFAALVSKLREACPNMTLSTDVITGFPGETEEDHRATVKLIEEMRPDTVNVTRYSPRPGTPAAKAKNQIPGWVSKERSRELTKLRFAIAEELHQAMIGRRERILIIEVGKPGSVIGRTSSYRPVAVQQKLPLGSKVEVEITEAAPTYLLGRVL, encoded by the coding sequence GTGAAGGTGTGCGTAGAGACGTATGGATGCACCATGAACCAGGGCGAGGGCGCCATGCTGGAAAGCATGCTCACGTCGCTGGGCCATGAGGTCGTGGACGACCCCGCCGCGGCCGACCTGGTGGTCCTCAACACCTGCACGGTCATCAGCGAGACGGAGAACCGCATGCTCAAGCGCATGGGCGAGATATCCTCTCAGCGCAAGCACCTGGTCGTCTCGGGATGCATGGCCGCCATCCAGGCCGACGCCATCGTCAAGAAGGCGCCGAACGCGATGATAATCGCCCCGCGCGATTATGGGTCGTTCACCGAACTGATAGAGAGCAGCGTAGGCAGGGCCGATCTGATACCTCTCTTCCGCCCGGCCCCGATCTCGGCCACCTTGCCCATCTCCCAGGGCTGCGTGGGGGCGTGCTCATATTGCATAACCAAGGCGGCCCGGGGCACTCTCGCCAGCTATCCTATCGAGGACCTGGTGGCCTCGGCCCGGAAGCACATCGACAGCGGCTCCAGGGAGATCCTGGTCACCGCCCAGGACACCGCCTGCTATGGATTCGACTCGGGCAAGAACCTGTCATCGGTGCTCAGCTCTCTGGTCGAGATCCCCGGGGACTTCATGGTCCGGGTGGGCATGATGAACCCCGACAATCTCGCCAGGGTGATCGACGACCTCATCCCCGCCTGGATGCATCCCAAGGTGTACAAGTTCATTCATCTCCCGGTGCAGAGCGGGAGCGACGACGTGCTCGATGCCATGAACCGCGGCTACAAGGCCGACGAGTTCGCCGCCCTGGTCTCGAAACTTCGTGAGGCGTGCCCGAACATGACCCTGTCCACTGATGTGATCACTGGGTTCCCCGGCGAGACCGAGGAGGACCACCGCGCCACCGTGAAGCTCATCGAGGAGATGCGCCCGGACACCGTCAATGTCACGCGCTACTCCCCCCGCCCCGGCACCCCGGCGGCCAAGGCCAAGAACCAGATCCCCGGCTGGGTGTCCAAGGAGCGTTCCAGGGAGCTGACCAAGCTTCGCTTCGCCATCGCCGAGGAACTGCACCAGGCCATGATCGGAAGGAGGGAGCGGATCCTCATCATCGAGGTCGGGAAGCCCGGCAGCGTCATCGGGCGGACCTCCTCATACCGCCCGGTGGCGGTGCAACAGAAGCTCCCCCTGGGCTCCAAGGTCGAGGTGGAGATCACCGAGGCCGCGCCGACCTATCTTCTCGGCAGGGTGCTGTGA
- a CDS encoding class I SAM-dependent methyltransferase yields MPYYGAMHQEIIDLALCLDHPPRVWLDTGCGTGALVQRAVDQLPSTKFVLSDPFSGMLDLAKARLANAERVRFLPPLHTNELLGKVGERPDIITAVLCHHYMPPEGRAEAVRTCYDMLPEGGTFIAFENVRPTTAEGYEIGKRLWGRYWARNSMTSAGIAQLLARLDVECFPITVEEHLELLRRTGFRTAELFWRSKLQAGFYAIK; encoded by the coding sequence ATGCCGTACTACGGGGCAATGCACCAGGAGATCATTGACCTGGCCCTATGCCTGGACCACCCGCCGCGGGTCTGGCTGGACACTGGCTGCGGCACGGGGGCTTTGGTGCAGCGCGCCGTGGACCAGCTGCCCAGCACGAAGTTCGTTCTGAGCGACCCGTTCTCGGGCATGTTGGACCTGGCCAAAGCCAGGCTGGCCAATGCGGAGCGGGTCCGGTTCCTCCCGCCCCTGCACACCAATGAGCTGCTGGGCAAGGTGGGCGAGCGCCCCGACATCATCACCGCGGTCCTGTGCCACCACTACATGCCCCCGGAGGGCAGGGCGGAGGCGGTGAGGACATGTTACGATATGCTGCCTGAGGGCGGCACGTTCATCGCTTTCGAGAATGTCCGTCCCACCACGGCCGAGGGGTATGAGATCGGGAAGAGGCTGTGGGGACGTTACTGGGCCCGGAACAGTATGACCTCAGCGGGGATCGCCCAGCTCCTGGCCAGGCTCGACGTGGAATGCTTTCCCATCACCGTGGAGGAGCACCTGGAGCTGTTGCGTCGCACCGGTTTCAGAACTGCGGAGCTGTTCTGGCGTTCCAAGCTGCAGGCTGGCTTCTACGCCATAAAGTGA
- a CDS encoding endonuclease dU, whose protein sequence is MKKQVRVLGIDDSPFSFRAERALVVGVVARLPVYIEGIMRTEVAVDGCDANDAVIAMLERSRYTEQLKLIMFDGVAVGGFNVIDIDSIHKAIGVPCATVTREMPDFLKMEDALRAHFPDWRDRLAVIKRNPLFRVGAKNRSLYATAVGIDGDTLDDIIRECTVQGALPEPLRIAHLISGAMVLGESHGRA, encoded by the coding sequence ATGAAAAAGCAGGTGCGGGTGCTCGGGATCGACGATTCACCCTTCTCTTTCCGCGCCGAGCGCGCCCTGGTGGTGGGGGTGGTGGCCCGCCTCCCCGTGTACATCGAGGGCATCATGCGCACCGAGGTGGCCGTGGACGGCTGTGACGCCAACGACGCCGTCATCGCCATGCTTGAGCGGTCCCGGTACACCGAGCAGCTGAAGCTCATCATGTTCGACGGCGTGGCCGTGGGCGGGTTCAACGTGATCGACATCGACAGCATCCACAAGGCCATCGGGGTGCCGTGCGCTACCGTGACCCGGGAAATGCCCGACTTCCTCAAGATGGAGGACGCGCTCCGCGCTCATTTCCCGGACTGGCGGGACCGGCTCGCCGTCATAAAGCGCAACCCCCTGTTCCGGGTCGGCGCGAAGAACAGGTCGCTGTACGCGACCGCGGTGGGCATCGACGGCGACACCCTCGATGACATCATCAGGGAATGCACGGTGCAGGGCGCGCTGCCGGAGCCGCTGCGCATCGCCCACCTGATCTCCGGCGCCATGGTGTTGGGGGAATCGCACGGCCGGGCCTAA
- a CDS encoding KEOPS complex subunit Pcc1, giving the protein MSGICGTVTVDCVIELEYATPEEAAAVLAAISPDNEPYAEAELDGSKVIVRSRSGTAPQMLHTMEDLLACVKVAEEVVQAAK; this is encoded by the coding sequence ATGAGCGGCATCTGCGGCACCGTGACCGTGGACTGCGTCATCGAGCTGGAATATGCCACGCCGGAGGAAGCGGCAGCGGTGCTGGCGGCAATATCTCCGGACAACGAACCTTACGCCGAGGCCGAGCTGGACGGCAGCAAGGTCATCGTCCGCTCCAGGTCCGGGACCGCTCCCCAGATGCTTCACACCATGGAGGACCTTCTCGCCTGCGTCAAGGTGGCCGAGGAAGTGGTCCAGGCCGCCAAGTGA